A part of Aspergillus flavus chromosome 1, complete sequence genomic DNA contains:
- a CDS encoding ribose-phosphate pyrophosphokinase 1 yields the protein MRGVQIFSGTSHPTLAKVVCDRLGTQPARADLGKFANGETSVNIGVSVRNQDVYIVQSGSEKINDSVMELLIMISACKGGSAKSITAVIPYFPYSRQSKKKSHRGAITARMLANLLSVAGVDHVITLDLHASQMQGFFGKPVDNLFAEPYIARWIRMNVPGWKEAVVVSKNAGGTKRVTSLADTLKLNFGIVTTDRRRPKMNMAMTDSTVFFDSIDEDCTPVQKEDDPFVLHVQTGKHDDSQTEEVHRLSDNMESLLSANALLPDLLTGARRPSELEAAHGCTDVRVHDVITGRLVEGHLVDDDYHPIDSTPASGDTTPGQTVADHSDSVPDPMTESFISSTSSLPGDHALGGSFDAAESSDEEGSVGRAVEREKTITFVGDVRDRTVFIVDDMIDKSGSWIAAAETVVKKGGAKKVYCIATHGLFGDKSLEQMEECDVIDYIVVTNTFPISEQMVRKSKKLVVIDISTLISESIRRHHYGER from the exons AACCAAGATGTCTACATTGTCCAGAGTGGCagtgagaagatcaacgaCAGTGTCATGGAACTCTTGATCATGATCTCTGCCTGCAAAGGAGGTTCTGCGAAGTCCATCACAG CGGTCATACC GTATTTCCCATACTCTCGCCAatctaaaaagaaaagccacCGTGGTGCTATTACCGCCCGCATGCTAGCAAACCTCCTCTCAGTTGCTGGAGTAGACCATGTGATAACATTGGACTTGCAT GCATCGCAGATGcagggcttcttcggcaAACCCGTGGACAACCTGTTTGCCGAACCCTATATCGCTCGTTGGATCCGCATGAATGTTCCTGGCTGGAAGGAGGCTGTTGTTGTCAGCAAGAACGCCGGTGGTACTAAGCGTGTTACGTCATTGGCGGACACCTTGAAGCTCAACTTCGGCATCGTTACTACCGATAGGCGGCGTCCGAAGATGAATATGGCTATGACAGACAGCACGGTCTTCTTTGATTCTATAGATGAAGACTGCACGCCCGTCCAAAAAGAGGACGATCCGTTTGTACTCCACGTGCAGACTGGAAAACATGACGATTCGCAAACCGAAGAGGTGCATAGACTATCTGATAACATGGAATCATTGTTATCGGCAAATGCCTTGCTTCCGGACCTTCTGACGGGTGCTCGACGCCCGTCAGAGTTGGAGGCTGCACACGGGTGTACGGATGTCCGGGTACACGACGTAATCACAGGGCGGCTTGTAGAGGGTCACCTAGTCGATGATGATTATCATCCAATCGATTCTACGCCTGCGTCGGGAGACACTACCCCCGGACAGACTGTAGCAGATCATTCTGACTCTGTTCCTGACCCAATGACGGAATCGTTTATCTCCAGCACATCGTCTTTACCAGGTGACCATGCGCTTGGCGGCTCGTTTGATGCTGCTGAATCGTCTGATGAAGAAGGTAGTGTTGGACGAGCTGTGGAGCGAGAGAAGACCATTACTTTCGTGGGCGACGTCCGTGATAGGACTGTGTTCATCGTCGATGACATGATTGACAAAAGTGGATCATGGATTGCTGCAGCAGAGACTGTTGTGAAGAAGGGTGGCGCCAAGAAGGTCTACTGCATCGCAACCCACGGACTCTTCGGGGACAAATCCCTTGAGCAAATGGAAGAGTGCGACGTGATTGACTACATCGTAGTGACCAACACTTTCCCCATCTCGGAACAGATGGTTAGGAAATCGAAGAAGTTGGTCGTCATCGACATATCGACTCTCATCTCTGAGAGCATTAGACGCCATCATTATGGTGAAAGGTAA